From the Gadus chalcogrammus isolate NIFS_2021 chromosome 15, NIFS_Gcha_1.0, whole genome shotgun sequence genome, one window contains:
- the nid1a gene encoding nidogen-1, giving the protein MGFQERGCLLWATLVVSLVSWVQCVSRGELFPFGPSRDQALQPGNDQTLQLALDKPFFFYDATFNSIYVSTNGFVATVQPPAEAEYLGRMPADFGSLAALQGDLDTSDGVGKVFFRQDHSPAVLRQAGDLINGAFPEDPAVSPTHVVVVTWVDVATHEPPSRGDGVGKKRNTFQLVIATHEKASYAILLYERGGVQFHSTPIGGASVPMQVGISKGLVKGYFFSSQGPYYPIATDEATVRELAEETNAGVRGVYVFEVGTSPLFSNVAPGEVLDLPAERPQEPTPQTRKASYDAGEQVEALSLPFNPNYHPVHQPEVVVVDNTDINVDVFRYNSETCAAGRSHCGPFAECRDYTGGYCCHCTPGFYGNGKQCVAEGKHQRINGKVQGRVYVGHSPSPVEFSNNDLHSYVVVNDGRSYVAISDIPDSLGPSLMPLSAVGGVIGWAFALEQPGFKNGFSIVGGEFTRKADVTFQPGNEKLSITQEFKGIDEHDHLVVSTVLEGRVPEVPRGATVTLDKYSEIYQYSNNLVSSSSTRDYVVTLPEGTSETRTYQWRQTISFQSCQHDESLRSMKPTQMLNVDQIFVMYDSTNMLMRYAMSNKIADVNGGEPEENPCFTGRHGCDTNAVCRPGQGTHFNCECAVGFDGDGRSCRDVDECRTIPNICDQNAICNNQPGTFRCECHEGYQFATDGHSCLEVSRPTNHCDEGTHDCDVPERAQCSYTGGSAFICSCLPGYIGDGRVCQDSDECRPGSCHQDAVCYNTQGSFTCQCRPGYYGDGFQCAPERTKTQCEAHRDSLLGASEYRPRPVGHHVPTCSDRGDYTPLQCHASTGHCWCVDHRGQEIPGTRFGPGQRPSCIDHGDSQPPVRPTPRPNVQPPPSGTHLVFAQNGRIEHIPLEGYDMKPDQAKTVLHLPGKLIIGVAYDCVEKMVYWTEISPSSINKASLEGGDIIPVIESGVTSPEGIAVDHLGRNIFWTDSSTDQIEVASMDGSQRRVIVATDLVNPRAIIADPPNGNLYWADWDREAPKIETAYMDGTNRRVLVKDNLSLPNGLTYEPQSSLLCWADAGTRILECMNPGRGDRRKMTEGIQYPFGMTSYGKNLYYTDWDRQAVVAVDTNGGQETSEFLPLKRTKLYGITTAYAQCPAGQNYCAANNGGCSHLCLATPNGRSCKCPDNASSVGCVE; this is encoded by the exons ATGGGTTTCCAGGAACGGGGTTGTCTTCTGTGGGCGACCCTCGTGGTCTCTTTGGTATCGTGGGTGCAGTGCGTGAGCAGAGGAGAGCTCTTCCCCTTCGGACCGTCCCGGGACCAGGCGCTGCAACCAGGGAACGACCAGACGCTGCAGCTCGCTCTGGATAAACCATTCTTCTTCTATGATGCAACCTTCAATAGCATCTAT GTCAGCACCAACGGCTTCGTGGCCACTGTCCAGCCGCCCGCCGAGGCAGAGTACCTGGGCAGAATGCCCGCCGACTTCGGCTCGCTCGCCGCACTGCAGGGCGACCTGGACACCAGCGACGGCGTGGGGAAGGTCTTCTTCCGCCAGGACCACAGCCCCGCCGTTCTGCGGCAGGCGGGCGACCTCATCAACGGGGCCTTCCCAGAGGACCCGGCGGTGAGCCCCACCCACGTGGTGGTGGTCACCTGGGTGGACGTGGCCACCCACGAGCCCCCGAGCCGAGGGGACGGCGTGGGCAAGAAG AGGAACACCTTCCAGCTGGTGATCGCAACCCACGAGAAGGCCTCCTACGCCATTTTGCTGTACGAAAGGGGTGGGGTGCAGTTCCACTCCACACCCATCGGGGGCGCTAGCGTGCCCATGCAGGTCGGCATCAGTAAGGGTCTGGTCAAGGGCTACTTCTTCTCCAGTCAAGGGCCCTACTACCCCATCGCCACTGATGAGGCCACCGTCAGGGAGCTGGCGGA GGAGACCAACGCGGGCGTACGCGGCGTCTACGTGTTCGAGGTCGGAACTTCGCCCCTGTTCTCCAACGTGGCCCCCGGCGAGGTCCTTGACCTCCCGGCCGAGAGGCCACAGGAGCCGACCCCACAGACCAGAAAGGCCAGCTATGACGCGGGAGAGCAAGTGGAGGCCCTCTCTCTACCGTTCAACCCCAACTACCACCCGGTGCACCAaccggaggtggtggtggtggacaacACCGACATCAACGTAGACG TGTTCCGGTACAACTCCGAGACCTGCGCCGCCGGCAGAAGCCACTGCGGTCCTTTCGCCGAATGCCGGGACTACACGGGCGGCTACTGCTGCCACTGCACGCCCGGTTTCTACGGCAACGGAAAACAGTGTGTGGCGGAGG gaaaACACCAGAGGATTAACGGGAAGGTGCAAGGAAGGGTTTACGTGGGCCATTCCCCCTCGCCGGTTGAGTTCAGCAACAACGACCTCCACTCGTACGTGGTGGTCAACGACGGGCGCTCCTACGTGGCCATCAGCGACATCCCGGACAGCCTTGGGCCCTCGCTGATGCCCCTGTCCGCCGTGGGCGGGGTCATCGGCTGGGCCTTCGCCCTGGAGCAGCCCGGCTTCAAGAACGGCTTCAGCATCGTAG GAGGGGAGTTCACCAGGAAGGCGGACGTGACCTTCCAGCCCGGCAACGAGAAGCTGAGCATCACGCAGGAGTTCAAGGGCATCGACGAGCACGACCACCTGGTAGTGAGCACCGTCCTGGAGGGCCGCGTCCCCGAGGTGCCCCGGGGGGCCACCGTGACACTCGACAAGTACTCTGAGATCTACCAGTACTCCAACAACC TCGTCAGCTCGTCGTCCACGCGGGACTACGTGGTCACCCTTCCCGAGGGAACGTCCGAGACCCGGACGTACCAGTGGCGCCAGACCATCAGCTTCCAGAGCTGCCAGCACGACGAGTCCCTCAGATCCATGAAACCCACCCAGATGCTCAACGTGGACCAGATCTTCGTCATGTACGACTCCACCAACATGCTCATGCGCTACGCCATGAGCAACAAGATCGCCGACGTCAACG GAGGAGAACCCGAGGAGAACCCTTGCTTCACCGGGAGACACGGGTGCGACACCAACGCCGTTTGCCGCCCGGGCCAGGGCACTCACTTCAACTGCGAGTGTGCCGTCGGATTCGACGGAGACGGTCGCTCGTGCCGCG ATGTGGACGAATGCAGAACCATCCCCAATATCTGTGACCAGAATGCCATCTGCAACAACCAGCCGGGAACCTTCCGCTGTGAATGTCACGAAGGCTATCAGTTTGCCACTGATGGCCACTCGTGTCTTG AAGTCAGCCGACCCACCAACCACTGTGACGAAGGAACCCACGACTGTGACGTCCCTGAGCGCGCTCAGTGCAGCTACACCGGAGGCTCCGCCTTCATCTGCTCCTGCCTGCCAGGATACATAGGCGATGGCAGAGTGTGTCAAG ACTCGGATGAATGCCGGCCTGGCAGCTGCCACCAGGACGCCGTGTGCTACAACACCCAGGGATCCTTCACCTGCCAGTGCAGGCCAGGTTACTATGGAGACGGCTTCCAGTGCGCCCCAG AGAGGACCAAGACCCAGTGTGAAGCCCACAGAGACAGCCTCCTGGGGGCCTCAGAGTACCGGCCCCGGCCGGTCGGCCACCATGTCCCCACGTGCAGCGACCGCGGCGACTACACGCCGCTCCAGTGTCACGCCAGCACCGGACACTGCTGGTGTGTGGACCACCGCGGGCAGGAGATCCCCGGGACGCGCTTCGGACCGGGCCAGCGGCCATCTT GTATCGACCACGGCGACTCCCAGCCCCCGGTGAGACCCACCCCCCGACCCAatgtccagccccccccctcgggGACCCACCTGGTGTTCGCCCAGAACGGCCGGATCGAGCACATCCCCCTGGAGGGCTATGACATGAAGCCCGACCAGGCCAAGACCGTGCTCCATCTACCT GGCAAGCTCATCATCGGGGTGGCCTACGACTGCGTGGAGAAGATGGTCTACTGGACGGAGATCAGCCCGTCCTCCATCAACAAGGCCAGCCTGGAAGGAGGGGACATCATCCCGGTCATTGAGTCAG GGGTCACCAGCCCGGAGGGGATCGCCGTAGACCACTTGGGCCGGAATATATTCTGGACGGATTCCAGCACGGACCAGATTGAAGTAGCCTCCATGGACGGGTCTCAACGGCGGGTCATTGTAGCCACGGACCTCGTGAACCCCCGTGCTATCATCGCCGACCCCCCTAATGG AAACCTCTACTGGGCTGACTGGGACCGGGAAGCGCCCAAGATTGAGACCGCTTATATGGACGGGACCAACAGACGGGTGTTGGTGAAGGATAACCTGAGCCTTCCCAACGGCTTGACCTACGAGCCTCAGAGCTCTCTGCTCTGCTGGGCAGATGCCG GCACGAGGATCCTGGAGTGTATGAACCCGGGAAGGGGAGACCGCAGAAAGATGACTGAGGGGATCCAGTACCCGTTCGGGATGACTTCTTATGGGAAAAACCTTTATTACACCGACTGGGATAG GCAGGCTGTGGTTGCCGTGGACACCAACGGTGGCCAGGAGACGTCCGAGTTCCTGCCTCTGAAACGCACCAAGCTGTACGGCATCACCACCGCCTACGCCCAGTGTCCAGCGG gacaaaACTACTGTGCTGCGAACAACGGAGGTTGCTCTCACCTCTGTTTAGCCACGCCGAATGGACGCTCCTGCAAGTGCCCCGACAACGCGTCCAGCGTGGGCTGTGTGGAGTGA
- the gpr137ba gene encoding G protein-coupled receptor 137Ba has product MEPPAGGVALAPSTLSPAVPTYVTLGLTGVYTALYSLLFVGVYSQLWLVLRYGHKRLSYQTVFLFLCLLWAALRTVLFSFYFQDCVRANTLGPLPFWLLYCCPVCLQFFTLCLMNLYFAQVVFKAKSKYDPELLRYRLPLYLLFLSISLLFLLVNLACALLVRMTAADPRVVVLVRVTINDTLFVLCAVSLAACLYKIAKMSLANVYLESKGTSVCQGTAIGATVILLYASRACYNLVVLALSSNTINSFDYDWYNVSDQADLQLTLGDAGYVVFGVVLFVWELLPTSLLVYFFRVRRPSQDRSGPGLSGHGFSSRAYFFDNPRRYDSDDDLAWSIIPQNIRPSVTADSCDWGSQSSSITAYIGGEEPLFQAPPPEELNPY; this is encoded by the exons ATGGAGCCCCCGGCCGGCGGCGTGGCCCTGGCCCCCTCCACGCTCAGCCCCGCCGTGCCCACCTACGTGACTCTGGGGCTGACGGGGGTCTACACGGCCCTGTACTCGCTCCTCTTCGTCGGCGTGTACTCCCAGCTCTGGCTGGTGCTGCGGTACGGACACAAGCGACTGAGCTACCAGACGGTGTTCCTGTTCCTGTGCCTGCTGTGGGCCGCCCTGCGGACCGTGCTCTTCTCCTTCTACTTCCAGGACTGCGTGAGGGCCAACACGCTGGGACCCCTGCCCTTCTGGCTGCTGTACTGCTGCCCCGTCTGCCTGCAGTTCTTCACCCTCTGCCTCATGAACCTCTACTTCGCCCAG GTTGTTTTCAAGGCAAAGTCAAAATATGACCCAGAGCTGTTGAGATACAG gctgcccctctacctgctcttcctctccatcagcctgctcttcctcctggtCAACCTGGCCTGCGCTCTGCTGGTCAGGATGACGGCGGCCGACCCTCGGGTCGTGGTGCTGGTGCGGGTCACCATCAACGACACGCTCTTCGTCCTGTGCGCCGTGTCCCTCGCCGCGTGCCTCTACAAGATCGCCAAGATGTCCCTGGCCAACGTCTACCTGGAGTCGAAG GGGACCTCCGTGTGCCAGGGGACAGCGATAGGCGCTACGGTCATCCTGCTGTACGCCTCCAGGGCCTGCTACAACCTGGTGGTGCTGGCTCTGTCCAGCAACACCATCAACTCCTTCGACTACGACTGGTACAACGTCTCGGACCAG GCAGATCTGCAGCTGACCCTGGGCGATGCCGGCTACGTTGTGTTCGGCGTGGTCCTGTTTGTGTGGGAGCTGCTGCCCACCTCTCTGCTGGTCTACTTCTTCAGGGTGCGACGCCCCTCCCAGGACAGG agCGGCCCGGGTCTCTCTGGCCATGGGTTCTCATCAAGAGCGTACTTCTTCGACAACCCCCGGCGCTACGACAGCGATGACGACCTGGCCTGGAGCATCATCCCCCAGAACATCAGACCCAG TGTGACCGCTGATAGCTGCGACTGGGGCAGCCAGAGCAGCAGCATCACTGCCTACATcgggggggaggagcctctgttccaggccccgcccccagaggAGCTGAACCCGTACTGA